The genomic region GCCTGAACGACGGGATATTGGCGGTTCTCGGGGTCCGTCCGGCGCTCGCCGGAAAGGGCGAGGGGGACGGTCAGGAAGGACAGGAAAAGCCACGCGAACGCGGCGACGGCCGGTCTTCTCATGGGAGCCACCTCCGCCCCATCATAGCACGGAATCGGCCGTCCGGAAGGCGAAGGTCAGCCCTTGAAGACGACGTATTTGCGGCAGACGTAGTTGATGGCCAGCGAGGCGACGCCGTTGGCGAGGTACGCGTAGGTGGTGGGCAGGCCGAGCCCGCTGATGAGGACCCAGCCGAGCGCGGTGCCGAGGACGAAGCTCGTGGCGGAGACGAGGAAGAAGAGAGTGAACTCGAGGACGCGGCTGTGCCGGCCGGGGGTGAACACCCAGAGCACGTTGGCGACGTAGGCGGTCAGGTTCGAGAAGAGGAAGGCGATGACCTTGTCCCAGACGTAGTGGTCCGAACGCACGCTCTCGAGGAGCGGCGCGAGCTGGAGGCCGAGCAGGCGCGCGACCGGATCGTCGGGCGTCAGCGCGGGAAGCAGGACGATGGCGCAGAGGTAGAAGACGAGGACGTCGACCGCGGTGGCGACGCCGCCGGCGATGGCGTACTTGACGAACTGGACGACGGGGTGGGCATCGCGGCGCGTGAACTGGACGAGGATCCTCTTCATGGGAAGCGGGAGCGGACGAAGCCGCGGGCGAAGTCGGGGACCGCGAGCTCCTCTTCGCGGCCGCCGGGATGGCGGACGCGCACGAGCGGCCCGCCGCGGGCGCGCCGGGCGCCGACGAGGGCGCAGGGCGCCCCGAAGATCAGGCGCTGGGGCGGCGGGGCGTCGTGGCGCAGCGGCAGGAGCAGGATGGGCGTACCGCGCGCGACGACTCGCGAGACGATGAAGCGGAAGAGGTTCTCGCGGTAGGGGGTCTCGTGGGCGAACTCCTCGGCGAAGGAGTCGAGACGGGCCTTCGCCTCCGCT from Elusimicrobiota bacterium harbors:
- a CDS encoding GtrA family protein; translated protein: MKRILVQFTRRDAHPVVQFVKYAIAGGVATAVDVLVFYLCAIVLLPALTPDDPVARLLGLQLAPLLESVRSDHYVWDKVIAFLFSNLTAYVANVLWVFTPGRHSRVLEFTLFFLVSATSFVLGTALGWVLISGLGLPTTYAYLANGVASLAINYVCRKYVVFKG